A single Rubrivivax gelatinosus IL144 DNA region contains:
- the rbfA gene encoding 30S ribosome-binding factor RbfA, whose translation MRHKKAPVNRSFRVADQIQRDLADLIRELKDPRIGMVTINSVEVSPDYAHAQVYFSVLVGSAEDSATALNEAAGFLRNGLFKRLAIHTVPTLHFHFDRTTERAADLSALIAKANATRAKDD comes from the coding sequence ATGCGTCACAAGAAAGCCCCCGTCAACCGCAGCTTCCGCGTCGCCGACCAGATCCAGCGTGATCTGGCCGATCTGATCCGCGAGCTGAAGGACCCGCGCATCGGCATGGTCACGATCAACAGCGTCGAGGTCTCGCCCGACTACGCGCACGCCCAGGTCTATTTCTCGGTGCTGGTCGGCAGCGCCGAGGACAGCGCCACGGCGCTCAACGAAGCCGCCGGCTTCCTGCGCAACGGCCTGTTCAAGCGCCTGGCGATCCACACCGTGCCGACGCTGCACTTCCATTTCGACCGCACGACCGAACGTGCGGCCGACCTGTCGGCGCTGATCGCCAAGGCCAACGCCACGCGCGCCAAGGACGACTGA